Below is a genomic region from Ahaetulla prasina isolate Xishuangbanna chromosome 16, ASM2864084v1, whole genome shotgun sequence.
CTCGTTGCAAAACGACGTCTGTTTTCGACAGCTTCTGTTTTCTGCTTCTCGTGCCAGGAACCAACAGCAGGTCTGGGCATTATTTTGGATAGCGTCTGTGGCATGTTTCCacacctcctctctcctcttcttcaGTTACTCACTGTGCTTGTTTCAGACAAGTCGACGGCAAAAAAGGTACGTATGGAAGTCGGAGGGAGAGAAATCAGTGACCCGTTTAAGTCTCTCTCACTCAGAACCTTGGGCTAAGGTGAGCCTTTCGTTCACAGAACTAGAGATCCCTGGGCGATTGTAGATGGTATTCTAGTAAAGTAGAATAACAGACTCTGCCAAGTTCCTCCCTGTTTCACTTCTACTGAACAGAATCAAGGaggagttgtgttgtgttgagtttctttctcatgcttgCACTTGCACCTGTCTCGCCGGTCAGTTTTTCCTGCGGCCTCCTTTTTAATGACGTGTCTTCCCAAGGTTCCTTTCTACCTGCTTCTCTTCATGAGCccatcttccctctctctctctcttccccccctcccttaaaGGTTTACACATTTCTAGACAAGATGTCGTTCTATATCGAGCTTTATAAGCACAAGCCAGCCGATGTCTGCTCTGACGAAGACGGGACCCTCTGGAGGAGGCTGACGCCCAAATTGCTGTACCCCCTCGGTAAGAGAGGTTTTGGGACCCTCTGCCCTCCCTTCAAACACACGTGCTTGCTTATATTcgtggggggtccttggtgccctctgagcttggtggttttcttgcagacatttctttaccaagctaggtaacatcatcagtgctagaagggagtggggtttgtctaatggtcattaaaaaaaaggagagcaaaccccactcccttctagcactgaggaagttccctagctgggtcatgaaacacctgcaaggaaaccacccagctcagagaccccacagttcaaatctcgagctacaaatattctcttcgctACTAACATCCACCTTCTACTCTCCGGCCAAATGAATGCTTCCGAAATTAACCACCTGGGCCTCTTGTTATCCCACCGACAGTCTCGTTAAGGACCCATTTTTGTCGAGAGACCCTCTTTGTTCAAaacaagtttttttccccccctgctctctttttcccctttcaggGACGGGTCAAACCAACCTTCGGATCCCTCTGGGGACGCTTGGGCAGGTGATGCTGGACGACCGGGCCTATTTGGTACGCTGGGAGTATTCTTACAGCAGCTGGACGCTCTTCACCTGCGAAATCGAGATGCTGTTGCACGTGGTGTCAACAGCTGGTGAGTTTCCGGAACTTGGAGGAGCTTTTGGGGCAGGGCTGTTCCTGGGCTTGGGGGCAGCATGTTTGGTTGGAAGATAAAAGATCCCCAAATGGGAGGCACTCCGACTATTATAACAGGGACAGGGAAAAAGGTATATTGGGAGTCCTTCCGTCTGACTCCATTCTAAGTTTTGATGAACCCTGAAAAAGCTACTCACGagcaaaagggttttgtggctcccggtgttgttttttctgtgggaaacgggtccaaatggcttgcAGATCCCTGGTTTAGTGCAAGTATTTCAAAACTCTTCCATTAAACCGACACTGTCAGTGTGCAGCATGTAGGtctttgatatatatatttttttatttctttcttttgggtTTTGCCATTTGGCTTTTGAGGGACCTGGGTTCATGGCAGAAAAGTCTACCTTGAACTCTTCTCTTTCTCAGATGTCATCCAGCATTGCCAGAGGGTTAAGCCCATCATCGATCTGGTTCACAAAGTCATCAGCACCGATGTGTCAGTTGCCGATTGCCTCCTGCCCATCACCTCCCGAATCTACATGCTGCTGCACAGGTGAGCGCTTGAGTGTCCGCGGGGTCCCCTCTGAGGTTCTCCTGAGGCAAGGCGATTTCACCTTCAGCTCTTTTGCTCTTTTCCTTTCTGCAGGTTAACCACTGTGATTTCTCCCCCGGTCGACATTATCGCCTCTTGTGTCAAATGCTTAACGGTCCTGGCTTCCCGGATGCCTGCCAAGGTAAGAGACCCTCGGTCATTTCTCTTCAAGCTGGTGTCCCTTGGCTGATGCAAAGATCTTGAGGGATCCTCTCACCCCACTGGGATCGGCCCTCTCCCACTCGTGTCAGCAGAAGAGACACGAGGAGGTTCCCATCAGCTTGATTAAATTTTATAAGTAATAAACGAAGGAAACATTTCTGACCATTTTCTCCCCAGGTCTGGACTGATCTTCATCATACAGGCTTTTTACCTTTTGTGGCAAATCCGGTTTCTAATATGAATCACCTGATCAGGTAACTTGCTATACAGATCGTTCTCCACTTACAAGAGGAAGCGAGAGAGAGACCCTAAGACAGTGATgggaaacctttttggcaccaagtgcccaaagcacgcacgCACGCGAATACACACACGCGTGccccaatccccaaaatgcaatgcgagcgccccctgcacatgcaccctgccccacgcatgtgtgtgtgttccctGCTCTTGTGTCCTCCCCACACATGTGCCCCggtccccattttggcttccaggttggtgcaggaggcttttcaggcccaaaacggagtgcaaggggggggggggcgctcacAATCTCTGCAGTTTTGTTCCCCCCCACGCCCAGGCTTTCTCCTGCATTCCTGCCTTCCCCATTTTCCACAGTTTCTCCCCGCGCGCCCAGGCTTTCTCCTCCATTTCTGCCACAGAGCGGCACCTGCGGAGGGTGGAACCTGCGGAGTTCGGGGAAGGCACGGGCAGCAGGAATGCAGGAGAAATCTAGGGCGTGCTGGGGGGCAAACTGGAGATCGAGGAAGGCCCCACCCCCACGTATGTGCAGCAGAGACtcaaaagagcagctggccagtgggaggcacgcgtgcatgcgtggtggagctgggctggggcgacggctgggtgcctgcagagagggctctacatgccacctgtggcacgcatgtcataggttcaccatctcgGCCCTAACAGTTAGCAGGCTGACCCTAATGTTTACAATACCCCTTGCCACTTGTATATCAAAAGAGATCAaacccccccccaactcccctcTGGCACTGATGCTAGAGTGTTTCCCAGCCTGCTGATTGTTggggtctctctctttctccccagtGCAGAGGGAATGAATGCTGGAGGCTACGGGAATCTGCTGATGGGCATTGAGCAGCCTCAAGGCGAATACGGCGTGACCATCTCCTTCCTGAATTTAATCATGACACTAGTCCGGGTatgtgctgagagagagagagtgagagagagagagagagagactctcctCCCTTTTGGTACTGTGCTGCCAGAAGGACTTGGAGTTTCTGCTTCTTAATTTTTGTCTGGGTGATTGACATTGatttacgatgtaaaaaagatgttgagactctagaaagggtgcagagaagagcaacaaagaggattaggggactggaggctaaaacatgtgaagaacgattacaggaactgggtgtgtccagtttaatgaaaagaaggactaggggagacatgatagcagtgttccaatatctcaggggttgccccaaagaagaggaagtcaaactattctccaaagcccctgagggcaggacaagaagcaacgggtggaaattaatcaaggagagaagcaacctagaactaaggagaaatttcctgacagtgagaaccattaaccagtggaacaacttgcctgcagaagttgtgaatgctccaacactggaaatttttaagaagatgttggataaccatttgtctgaagtggtgtagggtttcctgcctaagcagtgggttggactagaagacctccaaggtcccttccaactctgttgttgttattattattattgatggtGGAACGTCCCATTTAACTCTCCTGGCTGTTTTCCTTCAGGGGCAGCTGGGCAGCACCCAGAGCCAGGGCCTGGTGCCATGCATTGTGTTTGTCCTGAAGGAGATGCTGCCAAATTACCACAAGTGGCGCTATAACTCCCATGGAGTGAGAGAAAAAATAGGTAAGCAGgactcccccccacttcccaccCCAAAAGGACTGAAATTTTAGCCTGTCATTTTTTTTCGGGACTCTTCCTTGGTATTATCGTAGGTTTCCTGGTGAGGGTCTCGAGGGCAGAAAACTCTGCAAAGTTTTCCAGATCATCAAGGacggtatttctcaaccttagccgctcttaagaggtgtggacttcaactcccagaattcctcagccggaaccctggaagttgaagtccacacttcttaaagtggCTACGGTTGAGAAGCAGTCCTGGAAGGACAGCTGAGCTCGTTCCATTCGAACTCCCTTCTGAAAAAACGGTGcctcttttcccttcttccaGGATATCTTATCCTCCAGCTGATCCATGCAATCTTGAACTTGTGCCCTGAAATGGATCCTTGTAGCAGGTGAGgctggttccccccccctccagcaaCCTTATATCCTGGGTATGTTCATTTTGAGGCCTCACCCACTGTGTCTGCAGCTCTATTCCTTCTTCCTGCTGCCTGAAAATTAAATTCACACTCCATTCTTACCTTGATGCTAAGCTTCTTGTCCTCCTGGTGGACTGGAGTAAAGCAAGCCTCTTTGAATCCCCGGTGTGTGGTTGAAGCTCCTGCAGACGTTTTTTCCCCATAGaaagttctctctttctcttcttttccctttcagCGGTGCCCCCAGCCTCCAGTCCCTCTGTATCTTCAGCCTGGCCAATACAGAAGCAGGCCAGGCGGTCATCAGCATCATGGGCATTGGAGTGGACACCATCGAAATGGTGATGGCCAGCCAGTCCTGCAGGTGAGTGCCGGCATTTTCTTAGTTCAGGCACTCTTGGCATTGCCGAGGGGCGTCCGTCCTTAGATTCTCGATGttgcagaggaaggaaggggttcatcagttctccaaagcagctgagggcaggATCAGTAACAGATGTGGGCTCTTACccgagagagatccaacctagaattcagGATAATTCTATTAATTCCACAatttggaacggcttgcctcaagACgacgtgggtgttccatcactggaggctttcttttttttttaatggaagtttttaatttttttacaaatatacacaaacaaactacttttttttttgaacagagAATTGGCCGAGTCATAAAGTTGTTCAGTTTTTAGTTATCACCtaacacaatttatatatttcattttttgccaTAATATGCTTTCTCTctaattctgtttttcttttccttgtttcTGTTATATAACTAATCTTTCCATTCTCCCTAATCTCCAATCTTAaacaatttttctcttctttttttcccccctcctctcatTGCTTCCTCCAAGTTAAAACCCTTTAGTTTGAAATCAATCCtcctattcaaatattttcccattactcCCTTTTTATAACATAATATAGTTTCAAGCATTTTCCCTGAATCCCATtgtcgtcactggaggttttcaagaagagaccggaatgACATTGGGTctccagagggctggactaggaggtctctaaggtcccttccaaccctatgagtCTACGTTCTATGACTTGTCTCTGCCAAGTGGCCTGAGGGGTCCAAGAATCCCATGCAACTCTGCGGGTGGTTCTGAGAGTAGGAGGAACAGCCATCCTGCTTTTCATGTCCTTCGGCTGCTGGTGCAATTCTGGGCAGAAACAGGACGGGTTTTTAACGTGGTGCTTCTTCCTGCCAACCCAGTGATGGGGAATCTCAGGGCCAGCTCCTGATCCAGACGGTGAAACTGGCATTCTCCGTCACCAACAACGTCATCCGGTTGAAGCCGCCCTCCAGCGTCGTGTCGCCTCTGGAACACGCTCTGACTCAGCATGGTAGGTCCTTTCCTGCTTCCCTTTGAGGCTTTATCGTCTGCACAAACCGTCTGAACTTAACACGCAGAATTTGCATTAATTTTCAGCTGACCGAGCAAATGGTTTTGGATCCTGCTTATTCCTGTGCAGAAAATCAATTGCCTGTTGATCAATACTTTCTTTCCGTGTGACTTTACTCTCTTGATTCTCTGCCCTCCCAAACCCAGGGGCCCACCGGAACAATCTGATTGCTGTCTTAGCCAAGTACATCTATCATAAACATGACCCAGCCTTGCCACGGCTGGCCATTCAGCTCCTGAAGCGGCTGGCAACGGTAAGtggtcctttttcttcttctgacacCCTTCGTTGCTTGCCTTGCTTCTTGAACCCGGCCCAGCCAAGCTACAGAACGAGGTTTCCAGTGACTTTCCCTAGTACAGTTCTgcgtgaacagggggttggactaaatgacccctaaggtcccttccaactctgttactgttacattctggttatgattgtcccaaaggtgctttttccaaaatgcaactggacttcctggggtttttttttcctcgaaaacttttcgcttctcatccaagaagcttcttcagttctacttAACTAATGTtttcaaagggagaaaaaaaacccaagaaagcccagttgccttttgaaaaaagccacCTTTGGGTTCTTAACTGGAACTTAAGGAACAGTCCTGATTCTTTGCATCTCAAGCCCAATTGAGATGATGGTCAGGCTGAAGCCCACAAATTGTGCATTCGTTGAGAAACACATTGTGTTACAGTGAACCCTGTAATAAACTACATGGGGCAGTGCGCCCTTCCTGTGCTGTGGGGGCACCTGGTGCATGGCATCtatgccctccctccctcatttttcctcctcttctccccttaGGTGGCTCCCATGTCTGTCTACGCCTGCCTCGGCAGCGACGCCTCCGCCATCCGCGATGCCTTCCTGACCCGCCTGCAGAGCAGAATCGAGGACATGCGCATTAAAGTCATGATCCTTGACTTCCTCACGGTGGCCGTGGAAACCCAGCCCGGCCTGATCGAATTGTTTCTTAACCTGGAAGTGAAAGATGGGAGCGAGGGCTGCAAGGTAACGCTCGTTACAGACCCTTCGCTAGAGAAGGTCCCCTAATTGCATTAATTAATACAACGAAAGGCAAATTAATTTTGCAAATTAcacaggcagttctcgacttgccatcccaattgggactggaatcgcCCTCGCTAAACACATactttatctggcttggagagctgccaggctgataCCGTCAAAACTTGGCGTGGAGTCttggagagtcacaaaccaattaagcgaactaattgtgTCCTGCagactcccctcccctcttttattccctatgggaggggccattcactgtccacatgtggctttactcccgagtcgactcttgttctttagctgttcccttcgtctggccaatctgcgcatgcgcacactgggaacaggctccagctgttcttctgccccactggtgtccgactctgaaggcagctgagaactgtcagacggccctggccccctctctgcctctgacgcagagccctcatcagagccttccccagactccaggactggcccaggttcctccccaacctcctcaccgtCGGAGTCTGCCGTCATCTCCGCTGACGGGCCACAACAGTTCTTCATTTATGATCACAACTGTTCTCTTATCACCAGACCAGGAATCTGAAATAGTCCGTGCTGGGTTCAAGGTGGTTTTTAACTGTCGGCTATCAATTCAGTTTTTGTGGCCTGAATCAGGACCTGGATCTGTTCCCCCCTCCCTACTTTCCCTTCCAGGAGTTCAGCTTAGGGGAATGGAGCTGCCTTCACGTGGTCCTGGAGCTGATTGACTCCAAACAGGAGGAGCGCTACTGGTGCCCCCCCCTTCTGCAACGAGCCACCATCGCTTTTCTCCACGCTCTGTGGCAGGACCGCCGAGACAGTGCCATGCTAGTCCTCCGGAACAAGTGAGCTCTCTCTCCTCTTCAAACTGCGAGCTTTATTagttttatcaaaatataaaattcaagaaaaatgaaaacagtGAGAAAATagcggaggaggaggggaagaggggaaaaaacccaaactcACAGCATTTTGTGTGTTTCCAGGCCAAAGTTTTGGGGAAACTTAACCAACCCGTTGTTTGGATCCCTTCCTCCACCGTCCGAAACATCTGAGGTAAGGAAATGGGGTGGGACAGAGTTTAGCCCCCTTGGTCGCTCTCAACCGGTGGCTTCCTCCGCCTCTGGGCTTgatgtaaagaagaaaagaaaatgcaaagaatCCCTGGGTGGTTGGATGTTTCCGCTCTCTGCTTCATGTGCGCCTGCCAGAAATTGCACATAGAAAAGCAACACAATTGTTGTGTATGTTTCTCTGTTCGCAGCTGAGTGTCTTGGAAACCTGTGCCTTGATCATGAAAATAATTTGCCTGGAGATTTATTCTGTGGTCAAGTAAGTGACATTTAAAAGAATTTTAGCGAAGAAGAAATTCAACCTAGGAAGAGGGTACACTGGTCCTTGCAGAGGTTAGGGTTGAGAATGTTGTTCCTCGCCTGTTTCTCAGAGACGTATATAACagaaacagagtcggaagggaccttagaggtcttctagtccaaccacctgcctaggcaggaaaccctacaccacttcagataaacggttgtccaatctcttcttaaaaacttccagtgttggagcatccacaacttctacaggcaactggttccactgatgaattgctctccaggctatgggcagagttagcctgcaatgctccaCTTAAATTTTCAGTGCTCTTTTGAGCTACCCAAGCGAGACCCTTCACTACGTTTGGCTCCCTTAAGGCTCCCTTGTGCAGATTTGCATCGAGAACCTTATTTTTCCATTCTCAGTAGCGTAGTTTGAAGCCATCCGCTTATCATCTTGATCATTTCCCAAGGGGGAATCCTCTTAATTGTGTCTTTGTGGTCTGCAGGGGATCTCTGGACCAGTCCTTGAAGGACACGCTCAAGAAGTTTTCGGCCGAGAAGCGCTTTGCTTACTGGTCGGGCTACGTGAAGTCCCTGGCCTTTCACGTGGCCGAGACGGAGGGCAGCGGCTGTGCCTCCATGACCGAGTACCAGATGCTGATCTCAGCTTGGCGTATGCTGCTCGTGGTTTCCACCAGCCACGTAAGGGCCCCGGAATCTCTTAACTGCCTGTCTTGAAACGCTGAAAGTGTAGGGCCAAAAAGTAttaagtccttgcttaacaacaagtTGTTTAGCGATTTGCTTGAAGTTACGACAAGCCTTGACTTACGTcgtcaattgagcccaaaatttctgttgctcagggagacgttcgttaagtgaattttgcctcattttgtggcctttcttgccacagttgttaagtgattgttACATACATGGAAACCTCTTTGTATTATAGCTATACATTAATGTTGGGATTATATGCAAGAGAAACGGGCCGTCGCATTACCGGTTTTAAATCGCAAGCTTGCTATTTCTCAGGCTGATATCGTGAACTTGACTGACACGGAGGTTCAGCAGCTGTTCCTGGACGTCTTGAGTGGGACCAAGGCTTTGGTGAGAATTCGCattctaattatcccctgaagtctgtgtctgcatATTATTTTACAATGCGAGTTTCCTAATCACGGCAATTCTTTCCAACTTTAATGCACTTTTACTAGTTGATTTAAAGTCTCAGCTGTTTCAGTTTGACGTCCTGGACTTGGGAGGCCAATACCTTTAAAACCATTAATAATAATTTCATATTGAAAAGACGCTCATTGAAAAAAAATCTCCCCACAGCTGCTGGTTCCCACTTCCGGGTGCTGCCTGCAGTTAGGATCCATGCTGTGTACCCTCCTGCTAATTCTGCTGCGACAGTGGAGGAGGTGGGTATTTTTGGTGAAAAGATGCAGCTGtctaggggggggggggaaccacccAATTTTGCACACGGAATATCTCCGCTTCGGTCCCGAGACTTTGCAGCAGGACTGAGAATACCTGAAAACCCAGATGGAAACCCCACCAGTCGTTGCTGTGCCGGAGTTCTACTGGGGAGGAAGTTTGGGAAACTGAGTCCTTGAATGCATTTACTTAATCCATCCGtcggccagtcagtctctctcagcccaaccccagCATCTCAAGAGCTCTCTTccctctttctgctttttctccctGCTGTCAGCAAGTTGGGCTCGGCGGACGAAATCATCAGTGCCTTGACGCAGATCCTGGACGGAGTGCTTCAGGCTGACCAGCAGATGATGGAGAAGACCAAAGCCAAGGTCTTCTCTGCGCTCATCACCGTCCTGCAGATGAAGGAAACAAAAGGTCAGCGGGGGGCGGTGGAGGCCTCACTAAGTtgaaaaattagaagaaataccatatttttcagagtataagatgcactttttccccccctaaaagagggtgaaaatttgggtgcatcttatacactgaatgtagccccacccatccACCGGCCCCGTCcgaacaatctctctctctctctctttctttctttctttctgtgtctCCGTCCCTCCCAGCAAGCGAAATCCCTCAGTTCTCGCAGCTGGTGCTGAGCGTGTGTGAGACCCTTCAGGAGGAATTCATCGCCCTCTTCGACCACACCCGGCACTGCTTGACTACGGGAGATGCCCTGGAGGACAAAGACAGCATGGAGACAGACGACATCTCCCGACACAAGCAGAAGGACCAGCGAGACGGGGCAAGTCACCTCACCTTACCAGAAGATGCTAAGATAATGCTGGTTGCTCTTTAGCATCATTGGGGGAACGGAGGAATACGATAATCACAGTCTTCTTCCTTTCAGCCACTGGGTGCTTTGGGATGGTCCTCACTTCCCTCGCTTCTTAGATGGGAATCCAGGTCTCTGGCAGAAAGCACGGCAGGGTTTATTAATTGCCATTTATTTCTCCCTCCTTTATTACTGTATcggtaactcaaggcagtgaaggtACTCCTGCCTCTTCCTCTAACTTcaccacaacagcaaccctgtgaggtgggttgggctgagagagaagggctGGCCCAAAGCCAACCAattgcttttgtgcctaaggcggggactagaactcaccgtctcctggtgattggcccagagtcatccagctgactttcatggctaagacgggactagaactcaccgtctcctggtttctggacAGACAGCTCAGCCGCTAAACCAGACTGGTTCTCTTCCCCTGTCCAATTCAGGGATCCATTTTGCAGGGAAAGAAGCCCCCTCCCCTTTGCGCCTCTGTTGTGTCACTGAGGGCAAAACAAGTGTCTCTCCGCAGCCCAAGCGCAGAACCAGGTGGGCTTAAGCCTCCCCCCCCgcctcttttccctcccccccccctccaggtgTGCGTGCTGGGCCTCCACTTGGCCAAGGAGCTGTGCGAAGTGGACGAAGAGGGCGACAGCTGGCTGCACGTGACGCGGAGCCTCCCCCTGCTGCCCACCCTCTGCACCACCTTGGAGGTCAGCCTGAGGCTGAAGCAGAATTTGCACTTCACCGAAGCCTCCCTCCACCTGCTGCTCACCTTGGCCAAGACTCAGCAGGTGAGCCTTGACAGGCCTCAATTGACAGGCCGGCTAGGCGTCCTTTACCAGAATGGCACCATCAACATAGTGCCCACAGGAGCCATCGTCCCTGCCTGACGTGGGCTGCAAGTACAGGCGGCCCTCGCTTTATGGCCGCAATTGAGCACACGCttcccgttgctaagtgagacagcggttaagtgagctttgccccgttttgcaagcttaccacaattgttaaagtgaatcattgCGGCCGTTAAGTTAGtcacgtggttgttaagcgaatcgggcttccccattgactttgtcagaaggtcacaaaaagggatcacgtgaccccgggacactgcagccgtcataagtacatgctagttgccaaccgTCCAGAATTTGATCACGTGAATGCAGCAACGGTTCTGCGAAAAGccgtcataggtcactttttcggtgccgttgtgactttggtcactgaacggttgtaagtcaaggaccacctataatCAGTTGTGTCGGTTGTGGATTTGGATGCGTGTGCCGCCCTCTTCCCCCCTCTGGACTCCTGTGCCAGAGTCTCTGCCAGAAAGTTGGCCTAGATTGGCACCAAATAGAAATCGTCAGGCTGGGTTCACTTCAGTGCTGTCTGAACCCCGCCAGGGGACGGTTTCTGAGTTCAGCCAGAGCTTTTGTATGCGTTGTAAAATCTGCCCCCCCCCGGGGTACCCCAGTTTCTCTTGAGTTCCCCCTCTCTTTTAGGGGGCAGCGGCCGTGGCCACAGCTGGCATTCTTCACAGCATCTGCTTGCCTCTCCTGAGCGTCTACCAGCTGAGCAGCAACGGAGGGGGACAGGTGAGCGGGGGCTCCCCACAAACACACCCTGGAGAAATCCAGGCTCCCGGGAGAAGGgaagctggcttgttttcttgtttcGTGGTTTGACCTCGGCTGCCTGGGCAGGTCCCCGTTTCCTCTCGGCGGTCTCTGGACGGCCCGTCGTGGCCAGGCGTCTATCGCCTCTCCATATCGTTGATGGAGCGCCTGCTGAAGACCCTCCGGTACAACTTCCTGACCGATGCCTTGGACTTCGTGGGGGTCCATCAGGAGAGGATCCTTCAGGTGGGTTTCTCTTCGGTCTGcaaggaggtggtggtggggggcttCGAGGAGGACCAGTTTCTGGAATTTGGAAGACGGGGTGGCCAAACCTGTTCTTCCTCCTGCCCAGGGCCCCTTCCTCAAGAGTGGAGGGAAGAGGAGCTGCATAAATAGGCCAGAAACTCAAACAACTGGCCGCTTAAAAAGAGTCCAAAATGAGGTTAAGTCCTCCTTCAGTCATGAGCCTATCCATGTCTTTTGGCCAGACCTCCAGGGTTGTCGTTATGGGTATAAAACGAAggaggaggacttcagctcctgcAGCAGAGGCAGGATAGAAAgcttataggcagtcctcaacttaacggcCACAATTAGAACCAGCGAAGCAAGACAGTCATTAGGCCACTGCTGCTGTTATGTGAATCACATGGTCCTTAAGCGAAGCCAGCTTTCcctcatcgactttgcttgtcggaagccggctgggacGGTCGCAAATGGCGATTAggggaccctgggatgctgccacCGTCCTAAATGGAGGCCAGTGGCCCAAACACCTGAATTTCAGTGccgctgttgtaacttccaaacggttgctaaatggctgtaagtcaaggagtgaATCTGCGGTTGCAAGTAGGCGAGAGGGGATGGGGTCTCGGCAAGGCCTCTTGAGGGAATCAGCAAAGCATCCCGAGGGTCCCGCCAGCCCATTCCGCTCGGGAGGTGGGGAAACGTGGGGCTCAATAGTTTTCTACCCGCAGTGCTTAAACGCCGTCCGGACGGTGCAGAGCCTGGCCTGCCTCGAAGAAGCCGACCACACCGTGGGCTTCCTCCTCCAGCTGTCGAACTTCATGAAGGAGTGGCATTtccacctgccccagctcctgaGAGATGTCCAGGTACGGGGCAGAAGCAA
It encodes:
- the NUP188 gene encoding nucleoporin NUP188 isoform X2, producing MPKAQLEVTVSKWLKVTQVAFRPKEMDRLLLTLGDVPHHAPVLLAWALLRHTLSADGSSGVIRRMGSTAIQMNVFQYLTKLLRAISSEGNCISSTSCMCIYGLLSFVLTSLELHTLGNQQDIIDTACEVLASSSIPPLFWKTEPTAGLGIILDSVCGMFPHLLSPLLQLLTVLVSDKSTAKKVYTFLDKMSFYIELYKHKPADVCSDEDGTLWRRLTPKLLYPLGTGQTNLRIPLGTLGQVMLDDRAYLVRWEYSYSSWTLFTCEIEMLLHVVSTADVIQHCQRVKPIIDLVHKVISTDVSVADCLLPITSRIYMLLHRLTTVISPPVDIIASCVKCLTVLASRMPAKVWTDLHHTGFLPFVANPVSNMNHLISAEGMNAGGYGNLLMGIEQPQGEYGVTISFLNLIMTLVRGQLGSTQSQGLVPCIVFVLKEMLPNYHKWRYNSHGVREKIGYLILQLIHAILNLCPEMDPCSSGAPSLQSLCIFSLANTEAGQAVISIMGIGVDTIEMVMASQSCSDGESQGQLLIQTVKLAFSVTNNVIRLKPPSSVVSPLEHALTQHGAHRNNLIAVLAKYIYHKHDPALPRLAIQLLKRLATVAPMSVYACLGSDASAIRDAFLTRLQSRIEDMRIKVMILDFLTVAVETQPGLIELFLNLEVKDGSEGCKEFSLGEWSCLHVVLELIDSKQEERYWCPPLLQRATIAFLHALWQDRRDSAMLVLRNKPKFWGNLTNPLFGSLPPPSETSELSVLETCALIMKIICLEIYSVVKGSLDQSLKDTLKKFSAEKRFAYWSGYVKSLAFHVAETEGSGCASMTEYQMLISAWRMLLVVSTSHADIVNLTDTEVQQLFLDVLSGTKALLLVPTSGCCLQLGSMLCTLLLILLRQWRSKLGSADEIISALTQILDGVLQADQQMMEKTKAKVFSALITVLQMKETKASEIPQFSQLVLSVCETLQEEFIALFDHTRHCLTTGDALEDKDSMETDDISRHKQKDQRDGVCVLGLHLAKELCEVDEEGDSWLHVTRSLPLLPTLCTTLEVSLRLKQNLHFTEASLHLLLTLAKTQQGAAAVATAGILHSICLPLLSVYQLSSNGGGQVPVSSRRSLDGPSWPGVYRLSISLMERLLKTLRYNFLTDALDFVGVHQERILQCLNAVRTVQSLACLEEADHTVGFLLQLSNFMKEWHFHLPQLLRDVQVNLCYLCQACTSLLHSRKMLQHYLQAKNGESIPSAVLPRLQRAPQISAKPASPESEAAEQRALRTVQYSLLKILSKCLAALRHFTPDICQILLDQSLDLAEYNILFMLSFTTPAFDSEVAPSFGTLLATINVALNMLGELDKKKDPFSLAAGPSPQQEGNKTLKPLLMFTMENCFYLLISQAVRYLKDPAVHSRDKQRMKQELSSELSTLLSSLSRYFRRGGPSSPAGGLLPSPQGKPSSKLGPEGQEPLFQLVQTFVRHVQR